A part of Arachis hypogaea cultivar Tifrunner chromosome 12, arahy.Tifrunner.gnm2.J5K5, whole genome shotgun sequence genomic DNA contains:
- the LOC112726869 gene encoding uncharacterized protein isoform X1 — protein MCNPIPDFIQERIFDLVTEKLVVAWKKYASNPVDYVVNNKKKLKKLEKDINDLEEDRNRVCGKAEEHEVRFGREVYHVKAWLRQVKAIVDEHDKLKEGRQKHFVASFLNPIQRYVWSKTAEEIKGTVGELQNEKCDIIISSWQDLSSIGVATSEFDDIPLRSREKTKKKIKESLEDLNARLIGVFGVTGVGKTTLVKSATALLEKPNKFDVVITVKVTKCPDIKRIQGQIADMLGVKFEGESEHARAITIQEKLKNEKDNILIILDDLCAKIDLNSLGIPSPTDDLGPLLLTKGESSADKQTDGADNERETSIQDNRQKTHTKTIFNGYGKLKTEEGSRGYKILLISDLRQVLTEMDVKLELIIHVKLLNPKDGETLFKEMAGIGANNSEIETLAAEIAKKCQGLPMSIITTARALKNQSHLVWKDTHRALEKLEEENQLAAPEYSTKLSYRLLENEELKLTFLLCARMDHDALVADLVRYCIGLGFLHGVYSVWEARDRVQMLLVKLKQSGLLSNSYYSSDRFTMQNLVRNAALSISSEERHVFMMIEEKLDEWPDEDLLKEYTVISLQRCNFIERFPVNMCCPSLRVFHIENNDPSLQIPDNFFQEMRELRVLILVGFNLLSLPSSIKNLKKLRMLCFEKCILGEGEQLGVLGELKNLRILSFSRSDVKVLPDELKHLSKLQIFDISNCYKLREFPHDVMKSLTRLEELYVRNTRIQWKANDSFLSVLGDLNQLTNLDLQIPSVEHLPKNLFFDKLYSYKIIIGSLNRYLEADFKIPDKYDLSRCLALCQKDGGFDIHSEEAIKMLFERVEILLLQNLNGVQDVFYELNLKGFPYLKRLSIASNKSVRSLISQQRQHSDQVIFPKLESLYLYKLRKMEKIFSCQPLSEGSFGNLKMIKIKLCGCLKNVFLMSMVGLLIALETIEISECNSLKEIIVRETNNHNETEPILKFLKLRSLKLQSLSKFIGFYPISSEEDTRSLFHDKIEVPELERMELSMLQIKHIWSDQILACHTVDQRTSSFHQKLTRHFSKKRHTIKETYSSFQNLMHLNVNGCWNLESLWSFSVARHLVNLQSLFVTDCKMTNIFSEYQGGGDAKTKKQDAIFPNLKTVKLSNMKRLCKIWNSDETPEISFGKLNTLIIDKCDELVNVIPHNMAQRLSSLSCLRVTNCASIKVIFEEADDDDKKQDAMHNIKLQDIHLETLPKLENVFKWKKEVKWSDLKLQKIWVDDCGRLENIFSVSVVKNVEIKIESLESFVVSDCYQLREIVGKRKDAVINSSSPIQFEFPKLTTVKFFGLSKFKSFYSSGAYELRCPTLKDLSIKSCDLLELFEETSSHAEIKNVLFPENSKTGKVKVKVKEVINNKLKSMHIESRYLVGSSMDYDYRRDSLEELQLSRLNNSDIIYSFLHCNPNLKSLRLDDCDFEELKSGGTRRPVIGVVPKLKSLTLTNMCYLEKICFEQDAVLQKIESLVINNCLSLHTIAPSSVSLAHLTILEVVDCEELKYVMSPSTAKSLGQLKTMKVINCKNLEEIVSEKTQEEEDSESVEEEETQEGQEEKENVGTEIPIIFKQLTTLELVSLKSLNSFCSSENCAFKFPSLENFIVSACPNMKNFSKKKVECGPNLQKIYYVHDKEKKRWCWLEDNIGSTIRYIFDNMNFFEGMNELDLDFDKDLLKPIWLSKEGSRKDWFSGLKSLTLYHCDASNTHVIPSNVLCCLKILQELQVRECKCIESIFEMDDTKSWESSFQLKKLSLTDLPSLKSVWQHDKREILLGFQNLQQVIIEDCDKLTSVFPTVLARDLKKLEELHVSDCSELQELVEDVEGSETFKFPRLTTLKLSKLPQLSDFKSGRLTLECPELKQLQLFPKQQQKYPEGGISKVEKLWLDPSHTWAKKFMNQGGFHHYLNELYLWYFGENSTSPFEILADHKMLPKLEIIDLYGNKCKTMNIPKEVGERMLDLKELKLSSLDELNSISGLEYLLKLRLLEVYECPKLTTVLVLHSCSNLKELHIKHCDGLECLLTSSAAKMLIHLEELKVEYCMSLKEIVGKEEESGTEDIIEFKRLHRITLKYLERLECFYSGNATLNLPSLIRVDIVRCPKMKIFSQTEINVKPPLFQVFYSSYEVERLFLDDLNVAVACQFLQQKHARTAATSSPLFAVLAAACGRTGDDAGVYPPQVESTSPGMLSFVNMSFSIQPSSSTKHNPTIHNTQTLHLQLLTPFTLLA, from the exons ATGTGTAATCCGATTCCTGATTTTATACAAGAACGTATTTTCGACTTGGTAACTGAGAAACTTGTAGTTGCATGGAAGAAGTATGCAAGCAATCCGGTGGACTATGTGGTgaacaacaagaagaaacttAAGAAGCTAGAGAAAGACATAAATGATCTCGAGGAGGATAGAAACAGGGTATGTGGAAAAGCCGAGGAGCATGAAGTACGATTCGGGAGAGAAGTATATCATGTTAAGGCATGGTTGCGTCAGGTAAAAGCCATAGTCGATGAACATGACAAGTTGAAAGAAGGTAGGCAAAAACACTTTGTGGCGTCCTTCCTAAATCCAATTCAAAGGTATGTCTGGAGCAAAACAGCAGAAGAGATTAAAGGGACGGTTGGAGAGCTACAAAATGAAAAGTGTGATATTATTATATCTTCTTGGCAAGATCTATCATCCATCGGTGTTGCGACTTCTGAATTTGATGAT ATACCtttaagatcaagagaaaaaaccaagaaaaagatCAAGGAATCATTGGAAGACCTTAATGCAAGATTGATCGGTGTTTTTGGGGTAACTGGTGTGGGAAAGACCACTTTGGTAAAAAGTGCTACTGCTCTGTTGGAAAAGCCGAACAAGTTCGATGTGGTGATAACGGTTAAAGTGACAAAATGTCCTGATATAAAAAGGATACAAGGCCAAATCGCTGACATGCTGGGAGTGAAGTTTGAAGGGGAAAGTGAGCATGCAAGAGCAATCACCATACAAGAGAAGCTTAAGAATGAGAAGGACAACATCCTTATAATCCTAGATGATCTATGTGCAAAAATAGATCTAAATTCATTGGGGATTCCATCACCAACCGATGATCTTGGTCCTCTTCTCTTGACAAAAGGTGAATCTTCTGCTGACAAACAAACTGATGGAGCAGATAATGAGAGAGAAACTTCCATACAAGATAACAGGCAAAAAACTCACACAAAAACTATCTTCAATGGCTATGGCAAGTTGAAAACAGAAGAGGGTAGCAGGGGGTATAAGATTTTGTTGATTTCTGATCTGAGACAAGTATTGACTGAAATGGATGTGAAGCTAGAGCTTATTATCCATGTGAAACTCTTAAATCCTAAGGATGGAGAGACACTGTTCAAGGAGATGGCTGGAATAGGAGCCAACAATTCTGAAATTGAAACATTAGCAGCAGAAATAGCCAAGAAGTGTCAAGGTTTGCCGATGTCAATAATTACAACTGCAAGGGCATTGAAAAATCAGAGCCACTTAGTTTGGAAGGATACTCATCGAGCTCTTGAAAAGCTTGAAGAGGAAAACCAATTAGCAGCACCTGAGTATTCTACAAAGTTGAGTTATAGGCTTCTAGAAAATGAGGAGCTCAAGCTTACCTTCTTGCTTTGTGCCCGTATGGATCATGACGCATTGGTTGCAGATTTGGTGAGATATTGCATTGGTTTGGGTTTTCTTCACGGTGTCTACTCAGTTTGGGAAGCCAGAGACAGAGTACAAATGCTACTCGTCAAGTTAAAACAGTCAGGTTTGTTGTCTAACAGTTATTATTCAAGTGATCGTTTCACCATGCAAAATCTTGTTCGTAATGCAGCTTTGTCAATATCATCTGAGGAGAGGCATGTGTTCATGATGATCGAAGAAAAACTAGATGAATGGCCTGATGAGGATCTACTTAAAGAGTACACTGTTATTTCCTTACAACGTTGTAATTTCATTGAGAGATTTCCTGTCAACATGTGTTGTCCTAGTCTTAGAGTCTTTCATATTGAAAATAATGATCCATCTTTACAAATACCAGATAATTTCTTTCAAGAAATGAGAGAACTTAGGGTGTTGATTTTGGTTGGGTTCAACCTTCTATCATTGCCTTCCTCaattaaaaacctaaaaaaactaaGAATGCTTTGTTTCGAGAAATGCATTTTAGGTGAAGGTGAGCAATTAGGTGTCTTGGGAGAATTAAAGAATTTAAGAATACTAAGCTTTTCAAGATCTGATGTCAAAGTTTTGCCTGATGAGCTAAAGCATTTATCTAAGCTTCAAATCTTTGACATCAGTAACTGTTACAAGCTTAGAGAGTTTCCACATGATGTAATGAAAAGTTTGACTAGGCTTGAGGAGTTGTATGTGAGAAACACTCGTATTCAATGGAAGGCAAATGACAGTTTTCTATCTGTGTTGGGTGATCTGAATCAATTAACAAATCTAGACTTGCAAATCCCAAGTGTTGAGCATCTACCCAAGAATTTGTTCTTTGACAAGTTGTACAGTTACAAGATTATCATTGGCTCTTTAAATAGATATTTAGAGGCTGATTTCAAGATTCCAGATAAGTATGACCTGTCAAGATGTTTGGCATTATGCCAAAAGGATGGCGGCTTTGACATTCATTCCGAGGAGGCAATCAAAATGTTGTTTGAAAGAGTTGAAATCTTGTTGCTGCAAAACTTGAATGGTGTCCAAGATGTTTTTTATGAGTTGAATCTAAAAGGATTTCCTTATCTTAAACGTTTATCCATTGCAAGCAACAAGAGTGTTCGCTCTCTCATTAGTCAGCAGAGGCAGCATTCTGATCAGGTGATTTTTCCCAAATTGGAGTCATTGTATCTCTATAAGCTTAGAAAAATGGAGAAAATTTTCTCTTGTCAGCCACTCTCAGAAGGTTCCTTTGGTAATTTGAAAATGATCAAGATCAAACTCTGTGGTTGCTTGAAGAACGTTTTCTTAATGTCTATGGTTGGACTTCTAATTGCTCTGGAGACAATTGAAATTTCAGAATGTAACTCTTTGAAGGAGATTATTGTTAGAGAAACAAATAATCATAATGAAACAGAGCCTATTCTTAAGTTTCTCAAACTTCGTTCTTTAAAGCTGCAATCTTTATCCAAGTTTATTGGGTTCTATCCaatttcatctgaagaagatacCAGATCACTGTTTCATGACAAG ATTGAAGTTCCGGAGCTAGAGAGAATGGAATTGTCTATGCTCCAAATCAAACACATATGGAGTGATCAAATATTGGCTTGTCATACCGTCGACCAAAGAActtcttcttttcatcaaaagtTGACGAGACACTTTAGCAAGAAGCGCCACACTATCAAAGAAACTTATTCTTCCTTTCAAAATTTGATGCACCTCAACGTGAATGGTTGTTGGAATTTAGAAAGCCTATGGTCTTTCTCTGTTGCTAGACATTTGGTGAATCTTCAAAGCCTTTTTGTTACTGATTGTAAGATGACCAACATCTTTTCCGAGTATCAAGGCGGTGGTGACGCTAAAACAAAGAAG CAGGATGCCATTTTTCCAAACTTGAAGACCGTCAAGCTGAGTAACATGAAGAGATTGTGTAAGATATGGAATTCTGATGAAACTCCTGAAATTTCCTTTGGCAAACTGAATACTCTGATCATTGATAAGTGTGATGAATTGGTCAATGTAATTCCTCATAATATGGCCCAAAGATTGTCTAGTTTAAGTTGCTTGAGGGTTACCAACTGCGCGTCAATCAAAGTTATATTTGAGGAagctgatgatgatgataaaaaacaAGATGCTATGCATAACATCAAGTTGCAAGATATTCATTTAGAAACACTCCCAAAACTGGAAAATGTATTCAAATGGAAGAAAGAAGTAAAATGGAGTGATCTCAAATTGCAAAAGATATGGGTGGATGATTGTGGAAGGTTGGAAAACATATTTTCAGTTTCTGTAGTCAAGAATGTTGAAATAAAGATTGAAAGCCTTGAAAGCTTTGTGGTATCAGATTGCTACCAATTGAGGGAAATAGTCGGCAAGAGAAAAGATGCTGTCATCAACTCAAGTAGTCCTATTCAATTTGAGTTTCCTAAATTGACTACTGTTAAGTTTTTTGGATTATCAAAATTCAAGAGTTTCTATTCATCAGGAGCTTATGAATTACGTTGTCCAACATTAAAGGACCTATCTATTAAAAGTTGTGACTTGTTGGAACTATTTGAAGAAACCTCATCACATGCAGAAATAAAGAATGTTCTTTTTCCAGAAAATTCTAAAACTGGAAAAGTTAAAGTAAAAGTAAAGGAG gtAATCAATAATAAGTTAAAATCAATGCACATTGAATCACGATATCTCGTCGGGTCATCAATGGACTAtgactacagaagggatagcttaGAAGAGCTTCAGTTGTCTCGACTGAACAATTCTGATATTATATATTCTTTCCTTCATTGCAATCCTAACCTCAAGAGCTTACGCTTGGATGATTGTGACTTTGAAGAGTTGAAGTCTGGTGGAACAAGAAGGCCCGTTATTGGGGTAGTGCCAAAGTTGAAAAGCTTGACATTAACAAACATGTGTTATCTTGAGAAAATTTGCTTTGAACAAGATGCAGTTCTTCAAAAGATAGAGTCGTTGGTTATAAACAATTGTTTAAGTTTGCACACTATAGCACCTTCGTCTGTGTCTCTCGCTCACTTGACAATTCTAGAAGTGGTTGACTGTGAGGAGTTAAAATATGTGATGTCACCATCAACTGCCAAAAGCTTGGGTCAACTCAAAACCATGAAGGTAATCAATTGTAAAAATCTAGAGGAAATTGTTTCAGAGAAAACACAAGAAGAAGAGGATTCTGAATCTGTAGAGGAAGAGGAAACACAAGAAGgacaggaagaaaaagaaaatgtagGCACGGAGATTCCCATCATTTTCAAACAATTGACAACTCTTGAGCTTGTGTCATTGAAAAGCCTTAATAGTTTCTGCAGCTCCGAGAATTGTGCCTTTAAATTCCCATCACTGGAGAATTTTATTGTGAGTGCATGCCCCAACATGAAAAATTTCTCTAAAAAGAAAGTCGAGTGTGGGCCAAATTTGCAAAAAATATATTATGTGCATGACAAAGAGAAAAAGAGATGGTGCTGGCTCGAAGACAATATAGGATCTACAATAAGATACATATTTGACAATATG aatttttttgaaggcatgaatgagttggatttggattttgataAAGATCTTCTAAAACCAATCTGGCTAAGTAAAGAAGGTTCCCGAAAAGATTGGTTTTCCGGTTTAAAATCTCTGACGCTATATCACTGTGATGCATCTAATACGCATGTAATTCCGTCAAATGTCCTCTGTTGTTTGAAGATCTTACAAGAACTTCAAGTACGGGAATGCAAGTGCATAGAAAGCATTTTTGAGATGGATGACACTAAGAGCTGGGAATCATCATTCCAACTGAAGAAGCTAAGTTTAACGGATCTACCAAGTCTGAAGAGTGTGTGGCAACATGACAAACGAGAAATCCTTCTAGGCTTTCAAAATCTGCAGCAGGTCATTATCGAAGATTGTGATAAATTGACAAGTGTGTTTCCTACAGTCTTGGCCAGAGATCTTAAAAAGCTCGAGGAACTCCATGTAAGCGATTGCTCTGAGTTGCAAGAACTTGTTGAAGACGTGGAAGGATCAGAAACGTTTAAGTTTCCTCGTTTAACCACACTGAAACTATCAAAGTTGCCACAACTAAGTGACTTTAAGTCTGGAAGATTGACTCTGGAGTGCCCCGAGTTAAAGCAGCTGCAGCTGTTTCCGAAGCAACAACAAAAATATCCCGAG GGCGGTATTTCCAAGGTGGAGAAGTTGTGGCTCGATCCAAGTCACACTTGGGCGAAGAAGTTTATGAATCAAGGTGGCTTTCATCACTATTTAAATGAACTTTACCTTTGGTACTTTGGAGAGAACTCTACTTCACCATTTGAGATACTTGCTGATCACAAGATGCTTCCCAAATTAGAGATTATTGATTTATATGGGAACAAATGCAAAACCATGAATATTCCCAAAGAAGTGGGTGAGAGGATGCTTGACTTGAAAGAATTGAAGTTGTCCTCACTAGATGAGCTGAACTCCATTAGTGGGCTAGAGTACTTGTTAAAGCTGCGGCTATTGGAGGTTTATGAATGTCCAAAATTGACAACAGTATTAGTACTACATTCATGCTCCAATCTGAAAGAATTGCATATAAAGcactgtgatggattggaatgtTTATTGACATCCTCAGCAGCAAAAATGCTAATACACCTTGAGGAGTTGAAAGTTGAATACTGTATGTCATTGAAAGAAATAgtgggaaaagaagaagaaagtgggACGGAAGACATTATTGAATTTAAGCGCCTACACAGGATAACTCTTAAATATTTGGAAAGGCTGGAATGCTTTTATTCAGGGAATGCCACACTGAATTTGCCCTCTTTAATTCGAGTGGACATAGTACGGTGCCCCAAGATGAAAATTTTTTCTCAAACAGAAATAAATGTGAAACCACCATTATTTCAAGTATTTTACTCCTCTTATGAAGTTGAAAGATTGTTCCTCGATGATCTAAATGTAGCTGTTGCATGCCAGTTTCTACAACAG AAGCATGCACGAACAGCGGCGACGTCTTCTCCTCTGTTCGCGGTTCTGGCGGCGGCTTGTGGACGGACTGGCGACGATGCAGGTGTCTATCCCCCTCAGGTAGAGTCTACGTCTCCAGGAATGTTATCTTTTGTGAACATGAGTTTCTCTATCCAACCTTCTTCCTCAACCAAGCACAACCCAACCATACACAACACTCAAACACTACACCTCCAGCTACTTACACCTTTCACCCTCCTTGCTTAA